In a genomic window of Cytobacillus sp. FSL H8-0458:
- a CDS encoding spore coat associated protein CotJA, with amino-acid sequence MNTLRKTWHPYVSPFDPCTPIKVKTYSTPPNLYMGFQPPGLEQFTPMQALKTGTLWKAFYDPWYSPYEKAREGQQ; translated from the coding sequence ATGAATACACTCCGTAAAACCTGGCACCCATATGTAAGCCCCTTTGACCCCTGCACTCCTATAAAGGTCAAAACTTATTCCACACCTCCAAACCTTTATATGGGATTCCAGCCGCCAGGACTTGAACAGTTTACACCGATGCAGGCCTTAAAAACAGGTACGCTTTGGAAGGCTTTCTATGATCCATGGTACAGTCCCTATGAAAAAGCCAGGGAGGGACAGCAGTGA
- the cotJC gene encoding spore coat protein CotJC, with protein sequence MWVYEKKLQYPVKVSTCNPKLAKYLIEQYGGADGELAAALRYLNQRYTIPDKVIGLLTDIGTEEFAHLEMIATMVYKLTKDATPDQMKTAGLDAHYANHDNALFYHNAAGVPWTASYIQAKGDPIADLYEDIAAEEKARATYQWIINMSDDPDLNDGLRFLREREIIHSQRFREAVEILKEERDKKKFF encoded by the coding sequence ATGTGGGTTTACGAAAAAAAGCTTCAATATCCGGTTAAGGTAAGCACGTGCAATCCTAAACTGGCAAAATATCTAATTGAACAATATGGGGGTGCGGACGGTGAACTTGCTGCCGCACTAAGATATTTGAATCAGCGTTATACTATTCCAGATAAGGTAATCGGACTCCTTACAGATATTGGAACCGAAGAGTTTGCACATCTGGAAATGATTGCTACAATGGTTTACAAATTAACGAAGGATGCTACGCCTGATCAAATGAAGACTGCCGGCCTGGATGCCCATTATGCTAACCATGATAATGCACTGTTTTATCATAATGCTGCAGGTGTGCCTTGGACAGCTTCTTATATCCAGGCAAAAGGCGATCCAATAGCTGATTTATACGAAGACATCGCCGCAGAAGAGAAAGCAAGGGCAACCTATCAGTGGATTATAAACATGAGTGATGACCCGGATCTTAATGACGGACTCCGGTTTTTAAGAGAAAGAGAGATTATTCATTCCCAGCGCTTCAGAGAAGCCGTTGAAATTCTAAAGGAAGAACGGGATAAGAAAAAATTCTTCTAA
- a CDS encoding CBS domain-containing protein: MFVKSIMIPKHNCKTIGQDAALKEALALLENNQIDGLPVLDGDQYAGIITRFGIYENFFLAGKSKEDFLEGTLVKDIATHQEQYLQGNEIFEKTLLDLKDFPLLAVLGDNSKFLGIVTRFDVLAQFQSAFGTNKPGVRIAFTSVEAEGRIARLAEIAHYFHEHIISLVTFDETDKLVRRIVMKVEKNDNMDKFISRLEKSGFRVLDISED, from the coding sequence ATGTTTGTGAAAAGTATTATGATCCCCAAACATAACTGTAAAACAATCGGACAGGATGCAGCTTTGAAAGAAGCTCTGGCCTTGCTGGAGAACAACCAGATCGATGGACTTCCCGTTTTGGATGGCGATCAATATGCCGGCATAATTACCAGATTTGGTATATACGAGAACTTCTTTTTGGCGGGGAAATCTAAGGAAGATTTTCTTGAAGGAACACTCGTAAAGGATATTGCCACACACCAGGAGCAATATTTACAGGGAAATGAAATTTTTGAAAAAACACTGCTGGATTTAAAGGATTTTCCTTTGCTTGCTGTCTTGGGGGATAACAGCAAATTTCTGGGCATCGTTACTCGCTTTGATGTTCTTGCTCAATTCCAATCTGCTTTTGGAACCAATAAACCTGGTGTCAGAATTGCATTTACCTCTGTAGAAGCGGAAGGACGAATTGCCCGTTTGGCCGAAATCGCCCATTACTTCCATGAACACATCATATCCCTTGTTACTTTTGATGAAACAGACAAGCTGGTCCGCCGCATCGTCATGAAGGTAGAGAAAAATGATAATATGGATAAGTTCATCAGCCGGCTTGAAAAATCCGGTTTCCGTGTTCTGGATATTTCGGAAGATTAA
- a CDS encoding MerR family transcriptional regulator, whose product MATEEGKYNIKAVSKMLGIQPGTLRAWERRYQIVAPKRNESGHRLYTEEHIKILKWLISKVDQGFSISQAVSLLENKELNAEPLQMDKEGDRSGALANELLEALLHFNESKAHDLINQAFSFYTIDKVLIDILGSLLVKIGHLWEEGKITSAHEHFASSILRSRIGMILHSFPHNGVLPKVVAVCGPGEAHELGLLIFTLFLRRRGFEVVYLGTSIADEDIDTVIEVVKPKFLFLSCTLKSNVPETLKLSERLTGTYGNLHVGIGGFGIDSLGSEEKMKYEQFIPGSSPQEWEEWIKERLL is encoded by the coding sequence ATGGCAACTGAAGAGGGTAAATATAATATCAAGGCTGTTTCTAAGATGCTCGGCATTCAGCCAGGAACCTTAAGAGCATGGGAAAGACGATATCAAATCGTTGCCCCAAAGAGAAATGAATCCGGCCATAGACTATACACCGAAGAGCATATCAAAATATTAAAATGGCTGATCAGCAAAGTGGATCAGGGTTTTTCCATCAGCCAGGCTGTTTCCCTTCTGGAAAACAAGGAACTAAATGCTGAGCCGCTTCAGATGGATAAGGAAGGAGACCGGTCGGGTGCCCTCGCCAATGAGCTGCTTGAAGCTCTTCTTCATTTTAATGAATCCAAAGCGCATGATTTGATTAATCAGGCTTTTAGTTTTTACACAATTGATAAAGTATTAATTGATATTTTAGGCTCTCTTTTAGTGAAAATCGGGCATCTATGGGAGGAAGGAAAAATAACCAGTGCTCATGAGCATTTTGCCTCGTCCATATTAAGATCAAGAATAGGGATGATTCTTCATTCCTTTCCGCATAACGGGGTTCTGCCAAAAGTGGTCGCAGTTTGCGGCCCTGGAGAAGCTCACGAATTAGGGCTTTTAATTTTTACTTTATTCCTGCGGAGAAGAGGATTTGAGGTTGTTTACCTTGGGACAAGCATTGCTGATGAAGATATTGACACTGTAATTGAAGTGGTTAAACCCAAGTTTTTGTTCTTATCCTGTACATTGAAGTCTAACGTGCCGGAAACCCTTAAACTTTCAGAGAGACTTACCGGGACTTATGGAAACCTGCATGTAGGCATTGGGGGATTCGGCATTGATTCCCTTGGCAGCGAAGAAAAAATGAAGTATGAACAGTTTATACCCGGCAGTTCTCCGCAAGAATGGGAAGAATGGATTAAAGAACGGCTCTTATAA
- a CDS encoding Glu/Leu/Phe/Val family dehydrogenase: MVAEKGTDSNKAEKLDVLKSTQTVIHKALGKLGYSDEVYELLKEPIRMMTVKIPVRMDDGTVKVFTGYRAQHNDAVGPTKGGIRFHPNVTEKEVKALSIWMSLKCGIVDLPYGGGKGGIVCDPRDMSFGELERLSRGYVRAISQIVGPTKDIPAPDVFTNSQIMAWMMDEYSRIDEFNSPGFITGKPLVLGGSHGRESATAKGVTICIREAAKKKGINLEGARVVVQGFGNAGSFLSKFMHDAGAKVVGISDAYGGLYDPNGLDIDYLLDRRDSFGTVTKLFNDTISNKELLELDCDILVPAAIENQITEENAHNIRAGIVVEAANGPTTLEATRILSERGILLVPDVLASAGGVTVSYFEWVQNNQGYYWTEEEVEEKLEKVMVKSFDNIYQTSQIRRVDMRLAAYMVGVRKMAEASRFRGWI, from the coding sequence ATGGTAGCCGAGAAAGGTACTGATTCAAATAAAGCTGAAAAATTGGACGTTTTAAAGTCGACTCAAACGGTCATACATAAGGCTTTAGGGAAGCTGGGTTATTCTGATGAGGTGTATGAGCTTCTTAAAGAGCCAATTCGTATGATGACAGTGAAAATTCCTGTACGGATGGATGACGGAACAGTAAAAGTCTTTACTGGCTACCGGGCCCAGCATAATGATGCTGTTGGTCCTACTAAAGGCGGTATTCGTTTTCACCCGAATGTAACTGAAAAGGAAGTAAAGGCACTGTCTATTTGGATGAGCTTAAAATGCGGAATTGTAGATCTTCCATATGGCGGAGGTAAAGGTGGAATCGTGTGTGACCCGCGCGATATGTCCTTCGGTGAGTTAGAGCGGCTAAGCCGCGGGTATGTTCGGGCAATCAGTCAAATTGTGGGGCCTACTAAGGATATTCCTGCGCCTGATGTATTTACCAATTCGCAGATAATGGCATGGATGATGGATGAATACAGCCGGATTGATGAATTTAATTCCCCAGGCTTTATTACCGGTAAACCGCTTGTACTGGGCGGTTCACATGGACGGGAATCAGCAACAGCTAAAGGTGTTACAATTTGCATTCGGGAAGCTGCCAAGAAAAAAGGCATCAACCTTGAAGGTGCAAGAGTTGTTGTTCAGGGATTCGGAAACGCTGGAAGTTTCCTCTCGAAGTTTATGCATGATGCCGGTGCGAAGGTTGTTGGTATTTCAGATGCTTATGGCGGTTTATATGATCCAAACGGCCTTGATATTGATTACCTCTTGGATCGCCGTGACAGCTTCGGCACTGTGACAAAGTTGTTTAATGATACAATTTCAAATAAAGAGCTTCTTGAACTTGATTGCGATATTCTAGTCCCGGCAGCTATAGAAAACCAGATAACAGAAGAAAATGCACATAATATAAGAGCTGGCATTGTAGTGGAGGCGGCTAACGGTCCAACTACTTTGGAAGCAACCCGGATCCTGTCTGAGCGGGGGATCCTGCTTGTCCCTGATGTACTGGCTTCTGCCGGTGGTGTAACAGTATCCTATTTCGAATGGGTTCAAAATAACCAGGGATATTACTGGACTGAAGAAGAAGTAGAAGAAAAGCTTGAGAAAGTCATGGTTAAATCATTCGATAATATTTATCAGACATCCCAAATCCGCCGTGTCGATATGCGTCTGGCTGCCTATATGGTAGGTGTCAGAAAAATGGCTGAAGCTTCTAGATTCCGCGGATGGATTTAA
- a CDS encoding YpdA family putative bacillithiol disulfide reductase produces MNIDAIIVGGGPCGLAAAIALQEAGKNPLVIEKGNIVNAIYHYPTHQTFFSTSEKLEIGGVPFITENYKPKRNQALTYYREVVKRKGIKINAYEKVQYVIKNQSEAFDVQTDKGHYTVNNVIIATGYYDHPNYMGVPGEDLSKVFHYFKEAHPFFDKDVAVIGGKNSSVDAAIELVKAGAKVTVIYRGTEYSPSIKPWILPEFESLVRNGVIKMEFNAHVKEISENKLLYKVDGKTFDIKNDFVFAMTGYHPDHEFLRSMGIQINDETGRPQFNPETMETNVPGIFIAGVIAAGNNANEIFIENGRFHGGQIAKAIIEKESESSKG; encoded by the coding sequence TTGAATATAGACGCTATTATTGTTGGGGGAGGGCCCTGCGGATTGGCAGCTGCCATAGCCCTTCAGGAAGCTGGAAAAAACCCCCTTGTTATCGAAAAGGGCAATATCGTAAACGCAATATACCACTACCCAACACACCAGACTTTCTTCAGCACAAGCGAAAAGCTCGAAATCGGCGGTGTGCCCTTCATAACGGAAAATTACAAGCCTAAGAGAAACCAGGCGCTAACGTATTACCGGGAAGTGGTGAAAAGAAAGGGCATTAAGATTAATGCTTACGAGAAAGTTCAATATGTAATAAAGAATCAATCTGAAGCATTTGACGTACAAACTGATAAGGGGCATTATACCGTCAATAACGTCATAATTGCAACCGGTTATTACGACCATCCCAATTACATGGGAGTACCTGGCGAGGATCTTTCAAAGGTATTTCACTATTTCAAAGAAGCTCACCCATTTTTTGATAAAGACGTAGCGGTTATCGGCGGTAAAAACTCAAGTGTTGATGCTGCGATCGAACTGGTAAAAGCAGGAGCCAAAGTTACGGTAATCTATCGAGGAACAGAATATTCACCAAGCATAAAGCCATGGATTCTGCCTGAGTTTGAGTCTTTAGTGAGAAATGGCGTCATTAAAATGGAATTCAATGCACATGTGAAAGAAATCAGTGAAAATAAGCTATTATATAAGGTGGATGGTAAAACTTTTGACATTAAGAACGATTTTGTATTTGCCATGACTGGCTACCATCCTGATCACGAATTTTTAAGAAGTATGGGTATTCAAATTAATGATGAAACAGGGCGTCCCCAATTTAACCCTGAAACGATGGAAACGAATGTCCCTGGAATATTTATTGCAGGTGTGATAGCTGCCGGAAATAATGCCAACGAAATTTTTATTGAAAATGGGAGATTTCATGGCGGACAAATAGCTAAAGCAATCATTGAAAAAGAGAGCGAAAGCAGCAAAGGCTGA
- a CDS encoding genetic competence negative regulator, giving the protein MRLERLNYNKIKIFLTLDDLNDRGLTKEDVLKDSLKWHQLFHEMLEEASEEFGVDIQGSVAVEIFSMQAQGMVMIVTMEEQMDEELLEDGFIEMQVTVDGSEDILFEFRDFEDVIQMAKSLNSVQIEEGSLYCYKEKYFYHAADLEGENIHRVIAILAEYGDSAFTSIHVIQEYGKVLIETSAVKKLMDYFS; this is encoded by the coding sequence ATGCGCTTAGAACGTTTGAATTATAATAAAATCAAAATCTTTCTCACTTTAGATGACTTGAATGATAGGGGACTGACTAAGGAAGATGTCTTGAAGGATTCATTAAAATGGCATCAGCTTTTTCATGAAATGCTTGAAGAGGCAAGTGAAGAATTTGGTGTAGACATTCAGGGCTCAGTTGCAGTGGAGATATTCTCCATGCAGGCACAGGGAATGGTGATGATTGTTACGATGGAGGAGCAGATGGATGAAGAGCTCCTTGAGGATGGTTTTATTGAAATGCAGGTAACTGTTGATGGCAGTGAAGATATATTATTCGAATTCCGGGATTTTGAAGATGTAATTCAAATGGCAAAAAGTCTGAACAGCGTGCAGATTGAGGAAGGGAGCCTATATTGTTATAAGGAAAAGTATTTTTATCATGCAGCTGATTTAGAGGGAGAAAATATTCATCGGGTAATTGCCATATTAGCTGAGTATGGCGATTCAGCTTTTACCAGCATTCACGTTATTCAGGAATATGGGAAAGTGCTTATCGAGACCAGCGCTGTAAAAAAGCTGATGGACTATTTCTCTTAA
- a CDS encoding YpbF family protein — protein MESPIRMLDERTDQATRKMLEKVVERKQKFDRFKSWHLIAMWATVFISFLFLFYLYKSVMQPYSYSFASMFSAFVNQSANFYLLVFTVGLYGLMNLLREKREKAEKEFHALRCEIIDKSKDLWKKEDEWKNRHTVFEMMKKNYDINLYHENK, from the coding sequence TTGGAATCGCCGATTAGAATGCTTGACGAACGTACAGACCAGGCAACAAGAAAAATGCTTGAGAAAGTAGTAGAGAGAAAACAAAAGTTTGACCGATTCAAGTCCTGGCATTTAATTGCCATGTGGGCGACTGTTTTTATATCTTTTTTATTCTTATTCTATCTTTATAAGAGTGTTATGCAGCCATACTCTTATTCGTTTGCATCCATGTTTTCGGCTTTTGTCAATCAGTCTGCTAATTTCTATTTACTCGTTTTTACGGTTGGTCTTTATGGGCTTATGAATCTTCTGAGAGAAAAAAGAGAGAAAGCAGAAAAAGAATTTCATGCCCTCAGGTGTGAAATAATTGATAAGAGCAAAGATCTCTGGAAAAAAGAAGATGAATGGAAAAATCGCCATACCGTTTTCGAAATGATGAAAAAAAATTATGATATAAACCTTTATCATGAGAACAAATGA
- a CDS encoding spore coat protein CotJB, translating to MKQLPADYYQLLEQLQAVDFVLVDLTLYLDTHNNDSEAIKQFNHYAKERKKLRNAIESKYGPLMQFGHSYSGQPWNWDDPPWPWQV from the coding sequence ATGAAACAATTGCCGGCAGATTACTACCAGCTTCTCGAACAGCTTCAGGCTGTAGACTTTGTTCTTGTTGATCTGACTTTGTACCTTGACACTCACAATAATGATTCAGAAGCCATTAAGCAATTCAACCATTACGCAAAAGAACGGAAAAAACTGAGAAATGCCATAGAGAGCAAATATGGCCCATTAATGCAATTTGGCCACAGCTATTCGGGACAGCCATGGAATTGGGATGATCCCCCGTGGCCATGGCAGGTTTAA
- a CDS encoding metallophosphoesterase codes for MIYLIALALIGGTGLLLFMLREAFADRIIYKELTFPEFPESFGEIKLFFISDIHRRTVSETMIGEIKEKKPDLVIIGGDLLEKGVPFDRVKKNLLSLKECGPVYFVWGNNDYEVDYHQLDALLLECGVKILDNTALSFESAEGERFILLGTDDLSKERDRLDLALEDAGSDGFRVLVSHDPRIINSIEKEQNIHLVLSGHTHGGQIHILGYSLYEKGRIKVLPQTTILISNGYGTTGVPLRLGAKSETHFITLKKADIDAAK; via the coding sequence ATGATATACTTAATAGCTTTAGCCTTAATTGGCGGTACAGGTTTACTATTGTTTATGCTTAGGGAGGCATTTGCAGATAGAATTATATATAAAGAGCTTACTTTTCCTGAATTCCCGGAAAGCTTTGGTGAAATAAAGCTTTTTTTTATTTCTGATATTCATAGGAGGACAGTATCAGAAACCATGATTGGGGAGATAAAAGAGAAGAAGCCTGATCTGGTGATTATCGGCGGTGATCTCTTGGAAAAAGGAGTTCCTTTTGATAGAGTAAAGAAAAACCTGCTGAGTTTGAAGGAATGCGGGCCTGTCTATTTCGTGTGGGGGAACAATGATTATGAAGTGGATTACCATCAGCTCGACGCCCTCCTCCTCGAATGCGGAGTTAAAATTCTTGATAACACTGCCCTCTCCTTTGAATCAGCGGAAGGTGAGCGCTTTATTCTGCTGGGAACAGATGATCTTAGCAAAGAGAGGGATCGGCTCGACCTTGCACTTGAGGATGCAGGCTCTGATGGATTTCGGGTTCTCGTCAGCCATGATCCGCGAATCATTAATAGTATAGAAAAAGAACAAAATATTCACCTTGTCTTAAGCGGGCATACACATGGGGGTCAAATACATATTTTGGGGTATAGCCTATATGAAAAGGGACGGATAAAAGTGCTGCCGCAAACAACAATTCTGATCAGCAACGGCTATGGTACGACTGGAGTGCCTTTAAGGCTGGGGGCAAAGTCTGAAACTCACTTCATCACCTTAAAAAAAGCTGATATCGACGCTGCAAAATAA
- a CDS encoding LysM peptidoglycan-binding domain-containing protein: MNKEDPYRDQAERLRKKIDRKQETGDSGQKSALPPRSRIHQEKRKKNKWRVKYPVIRLLALFFILLPITIFSIYQYISSDKSINTGLNAESEEMGSETVVFATNDEDEGTTIEVREEQESEKPKKAEKAEETQEKEAASDQEKKQVPQKSAAEDKGSEPASDKEAKETASVSTDPSKTAGTQEELKKEGKVVYHTVQPKETIFRIAMTYYKSQSGIEIIKQANNLPSNEIQTGQVLKIPLEQ; this comes from the coding sequence ATGAATAAAGAAGATCCTTATAGAGATCAAGCTGAAAGACTCCGCAAGAAGATTGACAGAAAACAGGAAACGGGAGACAGCGGGCAAAAATCCGCTTTGCCGCCGCGGAGCCGTATACATCAGGAAAAAAGAAAAAAAAATAAATGGAGAGTTAAATACCCTGTTATTCGCTTGCTGGCTTTATTTTTTATCCTGCTCCCGATTACCATTTTCAGCATATATCAATATATAAGCAGTGATAAAAGCATCAATACCGGGTTAAATGCAGAATCTGAAGAAATGGGTTCTGAAACGGTTGTTTTCGCCACAAATGATGAAGATGAAGGGACGACCATAGAAGTAAGAGAAGAGCAGGAAAGTGAGAAGCCTAAAAAAGCTGAAAAAGCTGAAGAGACACAAGAGAAAGAAGCTGCCAGCGACCAGGAGAAAAAACAGGTTCCCCAAAAGTCTGCTGCAGAAGATAAAGGTTCTGAACCCGCTTCCGATAAAGAGGCCAAAGAAACAGCTTCTGTAAGTACAGACCCTTCAAAAACAGCCGGGACACAGGAAGAATTAAAAAAGGAAGGCAAAGTTGTCTACCATACAGTTCAACCGAAGGAAACAATCTTTCGAATTGCCATGACCTATTATAAGTCACAGTCCGGAATTGAAATAATAAAGCAAGCCAACAATTTGCCGTCAAATGAAATACAAACAGGTCAGGTATTAAAAATCCCGCTTGAGCAATAA